The following coding sequences lie in one Xiphophorus maculatus strain JP 163 A chromosome 4, X_maculatus-5.0-male, whole genome shotgun sequence genomic window:
- the lamp1 gene encoding lysosome-associated membrane glycoprotein 1 gives MGSTSKMKVLESLGPLLVACLGILGCTQAVTLEVKERNSTCIKAELSALLFITYTTFNSTSNVSTSLPDSTSVDAASSSCGAAGRPPWLVAVFGSGHALGLSFATNGSFYSVTNLTLQYNLSDTSLFPQSNGSGVVTVVSSSVGIWAPINTTYRCASPTTIRAGGAAVTFSAMRLEAYMPGNDLSPAESVCTADQTTTTAPPTTTTTAAPAPTPPGTPETGVFSVTNSSGTVCLLAKMGLQLNVSYVSQSQNKTVQELVNVNPNLTVTSGSCGGTTASLVLTQQTTTLNFTFSMNSTTSKYHLSGINLLANWSDMTAPFSASNTSLDYLRSTLGRSYMCNTEQTLLVVPAFSLNTFRLQVQPFGVTASQFAAAEECQLDQDQMLIPIIVGAALAGLVLIILIAYLIGRKRSHAGYQTI, from the exons GTTGCACTCAGGCAGTCACTCTGGAGGTGAAGGAAAGGAACTCTACCTGCATCAAAGCCGAGCTGTCTGCATTACTCTTCATCACATACACCACCTTCAACAGCACG AGCAACGTTTCCACCTCGCTGCCTGACTCCACCTCGGTCGACGCAGCAAGTAGCTCGTGTGGAGCAGCAGGCCGCCCGCCGTGGCTGGTGGCGGTGTTTGGATCGGGTCACGCGCTCGGCCTCAGCTTCGCTACCAACGGGAGTTTTTATAGCGTCACTAACCTGACGCTCCAGTACAACCTGAGCGATACTTCGCTGTTCCCTCAGTCTAACGGCTCTG GCGTAGTGACTGTGGTGAGTTCCTCAGTTGGGATCTGGGCTCCGATCAACACCACGTACCGCTGTGCGAGCCCCACCACCATCAGAGCGGGAGGAGCTGCCGTCACCTTCTCTGCTATGAGGCTGGAGGCGTACATGCCGGGAAATGACCTCAGCCCAGCAG AAAGTGTGTGTACGGCAGATCAAACCACCACCACAGCGCCCCCTACTACAACtacaacagcagctccagcacCAACTCCACCAGGAACGCCCGAGACCGGAGTGTTCTCTGTGACGAACAGCAGTGGTACCGTTTGTCTCCTCGCCAAAATGGGTCTGCAGCTCAACGTCTCCTACGTCTCTCAGTCTCAAAATAAG ACTGTTCAGGAATTAGTCAACGTGAACCCCAATCTGACGGTAACATCAGGATCATGTGGAGGCACCACTGCCAGCTTAGTTTTAACACAACAAACCACCACGCTTAATTTTACCTTCTCCATG aACTCAACAACTAGCAAGTACCATCTGAGTGGAATAAATCTGTTGGCCAACTGGTCCGACATGACTG CTCCTTTCTCAGCCAGTAACACCAGTTTGGACTACCTCCGGAGCACGCTGGGACGCTCCTACATGTGCAACACGGAGCAGACTCTGCTCGTGGTCCCAGCTTTCTCTCTCAACACATTCAGACTGCAGGTGCAGCCGTTTGGAGTCACAGCCAGCCAGTTTGCAGCAG CGGAGGAATGCCAGTTGGACCAGGACCAGATGTTGATCCCCATCATCGTTGGAGCAGCACTGGCTGGTCTGGTGCTGATCATCCTCATCGCGTATCTAATAGGCAGGAAGAGGAGCCATGCTGGGTACCAGACCATCTGA